A window from Caulobacter sp. X encodes these proteins:
- the bcsD gene encoding cellulose biosynthesis protein BcsD, producing MLKSLSSRAAAPEAAKVADTADLRYLAARQFSAQWRAVMLAMADELFENFSAQEAWGFYRQIGLRVSRSVALPAVKTLDELEASLNVVLAEMDWGYVSLALADSAIAIRHRAYPGQHLEDASGHWRRAFCALLEGVYTVWMQSQGGRPEMTATHREGASDDVLEFSYGF from the coding sequence ATGTTGAAGAGCCTTTCCTCCCGAGCCGCCGCGCCGGAAGCCGCCAAGGTCGCCGACACCGCCGACCTCCGCTACCTGGCCGCCCGCCAGTTCAGCGCCCAGTGGCGCGCCGTCATGCTGGCCATGGCCGATGAGCTGTTCGAGAACTTCAGCGCCCAGGAGGCCTGGGGCTTCTATCGCCAGATCGGCCTGCGGGTGTCGCGCTCGGTCGCCCTGCCGGCGGTGAAGACGCTGGACGAGCTGGAAGCCTCGCTGAACGTCGTCCTGGCCGAGATGGACTGGGGCTATGTCTCGCTGGCCCTGGCCGACAGCGCCATCGCCATCCGCCACCGCGCCTATCCGGGCCAGCATCTGGAAGACGCCAGCGGCCACTGGCGCCGCGCCTTCTGCGCCCTGCTGGAAGGCGTCTACACCGTCTGGATGCAAAGCCAGGGCGGCCGTCCGGAAATGACCGCCACCCACCGCGAGGGCGCCAGCGACGACGTTCTGGAATTCTCGTATGGCTTCTAA
- a CDS encoding cellulose synthase subunit BcsC-related outer membrane protein: protein MKTIACISLASSLLASTAIAQVQPRLPSDKPAAQPLVPGAKTLKPEMAAPPPPAQGASQGGVVSALLNQAAAQRKRGRNDLSLQALQRALRESPNNPQVLQRLASYAIEDGDIGAGDRWLKQLRSATSASDARVVALEKALKARTSASVASNENAAVDDPRQGKAETKPSPPIDPSGASRASGFEALQRKDLAGAERLFNQALRERSSDLDAAGGLGIIRLQQGRFADAEELLKRASKGPSGDQRWGEALRSAQFFSTLSRARAAYEGGRYAQAEQDARPLANGSNPDRIEAQVLWGQSLAALGRPTDAETAFRAALATAPQRPEAIAGLAQALADQARYDEASQIAATLTGPTAGQTRAAIERARATELQKRGDTFGAGAALSAALTANPNNPWSRYDYAKFLADQGQEAEAQSLMAPLYQSSDPEALQAAALYSESRGRNDEAIGLLRRVPEASRTRAVKDLIARVDALSTIEQARRWGAQGRPVDGVSLLRGLLSRTSPSFGVRGRIAETLLDLGDSYQSTALALDAARQPPASFKPSEASGFLAVLAQTGQDAAAITLLNAAAQQQPQSEYRSLAALYSARRADRLRLAGDYASAFDTLSQGFTVAPRDPMLLSALARLYDTGDLAPQAAQTYEALLSINPNDYEALAGSARVAVRTGDYDRANDLLRRAIAIQPNNPDLYYQLGQMEQARGRERAALKAFERAQTLLARGQGVQPGAPAGVGGALGPNPFAARAIAQAADLPTYGAPAASTAAPAFALPQLPNAAAAQPPAYASYAPAPSYAPASSYASIPSNSPQSDPSTMGIGTSLPANSNPPALPTPAAPTYAAAATPSYSASPAYQASPYAAAGPASLAPLPTPAPAYTPPRAYAAKSSSAPLPANAPLPAKVGREIAALRQSTAPQFEGSANLRARTGEEGTSQLFEANTRIAASISPFGIGRLGVAVNPVIISAGAPKQSAIANIGTNPLVAAEAIVAGNTIVLPSLDSSSKAGAGLSLFYDSGPLSLDAGITPLGFMRKSFTGGLTGRLDIGEAQVRATIEQRPITDSVLAYSGARDLLTGVEWGGVVRRGGSLGASANFGSAGAYADVAYRHLTGRNVASNTGYEINAGAYFRPIDSNGDQLQIGINANMQAYDKNLRFFSFGQGGYFSPQQFVSVALPVSYSKERERWRAKAAFSIGVQSYSEDSSPIFPNSPAAQQAIESYAASDNTVLARYDSASKTGVGLTGLLSGEYKFRGGSAAGGEASLDTFGAYNEYKFRFYLRRILASQ, encoded by the coding sequence ATGAAGACGATCGCCTGTATCTCGCTGGCGTCGAGCCTGCTGGCCTCGACGGCCATCGCTCAGGTCCAACCCCGCCTGCCTAGCGACAAGCCGGCGGCCCAGCCGCTGGTGCCGGGCGCCAAGACGCTGAAGCCGGAGATGGCGGCCCCGCCGCCGCCGGCTCAGGGCGCCAGCCAGGGCGGCGTGGTCTCCGCGCTGCTGAACCAGGCCGCCGCCCAGCGCAAGCGCGGCCGCAACGACCTCAGCCTCCAGGCCTTGCAGCGCGCGTTGCGGGAAAGCCCGAACAACCCGCAGGTGCTGCAGCGCCTGGCGTCGTACGCGATCGAGGATGGCGATATCGGCGCCGGTGATCGTTGGCTCAAGCAGCTGCGGTCGGCCACCAGCGCGTCGGACGCGCGGGTCGTGGCGTTGGAAAAGGCGTTGAAGGCCCGCACCAGCGCCTCGGTCGCCAGCAACGAAAACGCGGCGGTGGACGATCCGCGCCAAGGCAAGGCCGAGACCAAACCGTCGCCGCCGATCGATCCCAGCGGCGCCTCGCGCGCGTCGGGTTTCGAGGCTCTGCAGCGCAAGGATCTCGCCGGCGCCGAGCGCCTGTTCAACCAGGCCCTGCGCGAGCGCTCCAGCGACCTGGACGCCGCCGGCGGCCTCGGGATCATCCGCCTGCAGCAAGGCCGCTTCGCCGACGCCGAGGAGCTGCTCAAGCGCGCCAGCAAGGGGCCGTCCGGCGACCAGCGCTGGGGCGAGGCCCTGCGGTCGGCCCAGTTTTTCTCGACCCTGTCGCGCGCCCGCGCCGCCTATGAAGGCGGTCGCTACGCCCAGGCCGAGCAGGACGCCCGTCCGCTGGCCAATGGCTCGAACCCCGATCGCATCGAGGCCCAGGTCCTGTGGGGCCAGTCGCTGGCGGCTCTCGGCCGACCGACCGACGCAGAGACCGCCTTCCGCGCGGCCCTCGCCACGGCCCCGCAGCGGCCCGAGGCCATCGCCGGCCTCGCCCAGGCCCTGGCCGACCAGGCGCGCTATGACGAGGCCAGCCAGATCGCCGCCACCCTGACCGGCCCCACCGCCGGCCAGACCCGCGCCGCCATCGAGCGCGCTCGCGCCACCGAACTTCAGAAGCGCGGCGACACCTTCGGCGCCGGCGCGGCCCTGTCGGCCGCCCTGACCGCCAATCCGAACAATCCGTGGTCGCGCTACGACTACGCCAAGTTCCTGGCCGACCAGGGGCAGGAGGCCGAGGCCCAGTCGCTGATGGCCCCGCTGTACCAGTCCAGCGACCCGGAGGCCCTGCAGGCCGCCGCGCTGTACTCGGAATCGCGCGGCCGCAACGACGAGGCCATCGGCCTGCTGCGCCGCGTGCCCGAGGCCAGCCGCACCCGGGCGGTCAAGGACCTGATCGCCCGCGTCGACGCGCTGAGCACCATCGAACAGGCCAGGCGCTGGGGCGCCCAGGGCCGCCCGGTCGATGGCGTCAGCCTGCTGCGCGGTCTGCTGTCTCGCACCTCGCCCAGCTTCGGCGTGCGCGGCCGCATCGCCGAGACCCTGCTGGACCTTGGCGACAGCTATCAATCCACCGCCCTGGCGCTGGACGCCGCGCGTCAGCCGCCGGCCAGCTTCAAGCCGTCGGAGGCCTCGGGCTTCCTGGCGGTGCTGGCCCAGACCGGCCAGGACGCCGCCGCCATCACTCTGCTGAACGCCGCCGCCCAGCAGCAGCCGCAGAGCGAGTATCGCAGCCTGGCGGCGCTCTACAGCGCCCGTCGCGCCGACCGTCTGCGCCTGGCCGGCGACTACGCTTCGGCCTTCGACACCCTGTCGCAAGGCTTCACGGTCGCCCCGCGCGATCCGATGCTGCTGTCGGCCCTGGCGCGCCTGTACGACACCGGTGATCTAGCTCCGCAGGCCGCCCAGACCTACGAAGCCCTGCTCTCGATCAATCCGAACGACTACGAGGCTCTGGCCGGTTCGGCCCGCGTGGCCGTGCGGACGGGCGACTACGACCGCGCCAACGACCTGCTGCGTCGCGCGATCGCGATCCAGCCGAACAATCCCGACCTCTATTACCAGCTGGGTCAGATGGAGCAGGCGAGGGGACGCGAGCGCGCGGCCCTGAAGGCGTTCGAGCGCGCCCAGACCCTGCTGGCGCGCGGTCAGGGCGTCCAGCCCGGCGCTCCCGCCGGCGTCGGCGGCGCCCTGGGCCCGAACCCGTTCGCCGCCCGCGCGATCGCCCAGGCCGCCGACCTCCCGACCTACGGCGCGCCCGCGGCTTCGACCGCGGCGCCGGCCTTCGCCTTGCCGCAGCTTCCGAACGCGGCCGCCGCCCAGCCGCCGGCCTATGCGTCTTACGCGCCCGCGCCCAGCTACGCGCCGGCCTCGAGCTACGCGTCCATCCCCTCGAACTCGCCGCAGAGCGATCCGTCGACGATGGGGATCGGGACCAGCCTGCCGGCCAATTCGAACCCGCCGGCGCTTCCGACGCCGGCCGCGCCGACCTATGCGGCCGCCGCGACGCCGAGCTATTCGGCGTCTCCGGCCTATCAGGCCTCGCCGTACGCCGCCGCCGGACCGGCCTCGCTGGCCCCGCTGCCGACGCCCGCGCCGGCCTATACGCCGCCGCGCGCCTACGCCGCCAAGTCGTCCAGTGCGCCGTTGCCGGCCAACGCGCCGCTGCCGGCAAAGGTCGGCCGCGAGATCGCCGCCCTGCGCCAGTCGACGGCGCCGCAGTTCGAAGGCTCAGCCAACCTCCGCGCCCGCACGGGCGAGGAGGGCACCAGCCAGCTGTTCGAGGCCAACACCCGCATCGCCGCCTCGATCTCGCCGTTCGGGATCGGTCGACTGGGCGTGGCGGTCAATCCGGTGATCATCAGCGCCGGGGCGCCCAAGCAGTCGGCCATCGCCAATATCGGCACCAACCCGCTGGTCGCCGCCGAGGCGATCGTCGCGGGCAACACCATCGTCCTGCCCAGCCTGGACAGCAGCAGCAAGGCCGGCGCCGGCCTGTCGCTGTTCTACGATTCCGGTCCGCTCTCGCTGGACGCCGGCATCACGCCGCTGGGCTTCATGCGCAAGAGCTTCACGGGCGGCCTGACCGGGCGGCTCGACATCGGCGAGGCCCAGGTCCGCGCCACGATCGAGCAGCGCCCGATCACCGACAGCGTCCTGGCCTATTCCGGCGCCCGCGACCTGCTGACCGGCGTGGAGTGGGGCGGCGTGGTCCGTCGCGGCGGCAGCCTGGGCGCTTCGGCGAACTTCGGCTCGGCCGGCGCCTATGCCGACGTGGCCTACCGCCACCTGACCGGTCGCAACGTGGCCAGCAACACCGGCTACGAGATCAACGCCGGCGCCTATTTCCGCCCCATCGACAGCAATGGCGACCAGCTGCAGATCGGCATCAACGCCAACATGCAGGCCTATGACAAGAACCTGCGCTTCTTCAGCTTCGGCCAGGGCGGCTATTTCAGCCCGCAGCAGTTCGTCAGCGTCGCCCTGCCGGTGTCGTATTCGAAGGAGCGCGAGCGCTGGCGGGCCAAGGCCGCCTTCAGCATCGGCGTGCAGTCGTACAGCGAAGACAGCTCGCCGATCTTCCCGAACAGCCCGGCGGCCCAGCAGGCCATCGAGTCCTACGCCGCCTCCGACAACACGGTGCTGGCCCGTTACGACTCGGCCAGCAAGACGGGCGTCGGCCTGACCGGCCTGCTCTCGGGCGAGTACAAGTTCCGCGGCGGCTCGGCCGCCGGCGGCGAGGCCTCGCTCGACACGTTCGGGGCCTACAACGAATACAAGTTCCGCTTCTACCTGCGGCGGATCCTGGCAAGCCAATAG